In Symmachiella dynata, the following are encoded in one genomic region:
- the ilvD gene encoding dihydroxy-acid dehydratase yields MTDTTTSDGLNKYSSRITQPKSQGASQAMLYGTGMTEDDMNKPQVGISSMWYEGNTCNMHLLDLAAKVKEGVTAAGMVGMRFNTIGVSDGISMGTSGMSYSLQSRDLIADSIETVTEAQWYDANISLPGCDKNMPGCLIAMGRFNRPSLMVYGGTIKPGTAGGCKLDIVSAFQSYGEYLGGSIDEEQRRDIVRNSCPGAGACGGMYTANTMASAIEAMGMSLPYSSSTPAVDPKKLEECFAAGEAIRLCLERDIKPRDIMTREAFENAMVVIMTLGGSTNAVLHLIAIARSVDVPLTIDDFQAVSDRVPYLADLKPSGKYVEEDLHDIGGTPAVMKYLLAEGLINGDLLTVTGKTIAENLEDLPGFTDGQDLYRPLSNPIQATGHLQILKGNLAPEGAVAKITGKEGQRFQGPAKVYDSEEDMLEALEQKGIEKGDVVVIRYEGPKGGPGMPEMLTPTSAIVGAGLGQHVALMTDGRFSGGSHGFIVGHVTPEAQVGGPIGLIQTGDVITIDAEKNEISVDVSDDEMAARKAAWVAPPFKATRGTLYKYIKNVKSASEGCVTDE; encoded by the coding sequence ATGACAGACACGACTACCTCCGACGGTTTGAACAAATACAGCTCGCGCATCACACAACCCAAGTCGCAAGGCGCCTCGCAAGCGATGCTGTATGGCACGGGCATGACCGAAGACGACATGAATAAGCCGCAAGTTGGGATTTCCAGCATGTGGTATGAGGGCAACACCTGCAATATGCACCTGTTGGACCTCGCCGCCAAGGTCAAGGAGGGAGTCACCGCTGCCGGGATGGTGGGGATGCGGTTCAATACGATCGGTGTCAGCGACGGCATCTCGATGGGGACCTCGGGGATGAGTTACTCGCTGCAATCGCGAGACTTGATCGCCGATTCCATCGAAACGGTCACCGAAGCCCAATGGTACGATGCCAATATTTCGCTGCCCGGTTGCGACAAAAACATGCCTGGTTGTTTGATCGCCATGGGCCGCTTCAACCGTCCATCGTTGATGGTGTACGGCGGAACGATCAAGCCGGGAACCGCCGGCGGTTGCAAGTTAGATATTGTCTCGGCGTTTCAAAGTTATGGCGAATATCTGGGCGGCTCGATCGATGAGGAACAGCGCCGCGATATTGTCCGTAACTCCTGTCCCGGTGCCGGCGCCTGTGGCGGCATGTATACGGCGAACACGATGGCGTCGGCCATCGAGGCGATGGGGATGTCCCTGCCGTATAGCTCGTCGACTCCAGCCGTTGATCCGAAAAAGCTTGAGGAATGCTTCGCCGCCGGAGAGGCGATACGGCTTTGTTTGGAGCGGGACATCAAACCCCGCGACATCATGACCCGCGAAGCCTTTGAAAACGCGATGGTCGTGATCATGACGTTGGGTGGCTCGACGAATGCGGTGCTGCACTTAATTGCTATCGCCCGATCGGTCGATGTGCCGTTGACAATCGACGATTTCCAAGCCGTCAGTGATCGCGTCCCCTATCTGGCTGATTTGAAACCCAGCGGAAAATATGTCGAAGAAGACCTGCATGATATCGGCGGGACGCCGGCGGTGATGAAGTATCTGTTGGCCGAAGGGTTGATCAACGGCGATTTGCTGACCGTCACCGGGAAAACGATTGCCGAAAACCTGGAGGACTTGCCGGGCTTTACGGACGGACAAGATTTGTACCGGCCGTTGAGCAATCCGATTCAAGCGACGGGTCACTTGCAGATCCTCAAAGGGAATTTGGCCCCCGAAGGTGCGGTCGCCAAGATTACCGGCAAAGAGGGACAACGTTTTCAGGGACCGGCCAAGGTTTATGATTCCGAAGAAGACATGCTGGAGGCGCTGGAGCAAAAGGGTATCGAAAAAGGGGACGTTGTCGTCATCCGTTACGAAGGACCCAAAGGGGGACCCGGTATGCCGGAGATGCTCACACCGACATCGGCCATTGTTGGAGCCGGTCTAGGACAGCACGTGGCGTTGATGACCGACGGCCGTTTTTCGGGCGGGTCGCACGGATTCATTGTGGGGCACGTCACCCCCGAAGCACAGGTGGGCGGACCGATCGGTCTGATTCAAACCGGCGACGTGATTACGATCGATGCTGAGAAAAACGAAATCAGCGTCGACGTTAGTGATGACGAAATGGCTGCGCGGAAAGCAGCGTGGGTCGCCCCGCCGTTTAAAGCAACACGGGGGACGTTGTACAAGTACATCAAAAACGTCAAGTCCGCATCCGAGGGGTGCGTGACGGACGAGTGA
- the gltB gene encoding glutamate synthase large subunit, with the protein MEQNSNQHDAAPFVLGQPVKQGLYDPANEKDNCGVGFVADIKGRQSHQMILDADRILRHMNHRGACGCEPNTGDGAGMMTALPHEFFAKVAKADLGCELPEPGKYGAGIIYLPQDDEERQQCKKQMEDLVQSQGQTTLGWRTVPQEPVQADIGPSARATEPVMEQLFIAAAEGLDSEAFERQLYIIRKQASRVLRTSEMKQALMFYVCSLSTKVIIYKGQLTPDQLLPYFPDLQDEDFTSHLAMVHSRFSTNTFPSWDRAQPLRFMSHNGEINTLRGNANWLFARQGVMESELFGDDLKKLCPIIEPHCSDSGTFDNALELLLHAGRSLPEAVMMMVPEAWQNHESMSEAKRAFYEFYSSKQEPWDGPASIAFTDGHYIGAVLDRNGLRPSRYYVTHDDKVVMASEVGVLDVDSANVKIKGRLQPGKMFLVDFEQGRIIDDEEVKREIATKRPYGQWLQDQRIQLTDLAAAETPEPSTGKDLLAKMQSFGYTTETIQYMLLPMLRVKKDPIGSMGNDAALACLSDKPRLVYDYFKQLFAQVTNPPIDSIREEIVMSLECFIGSEGNLLATEEKDCHRLSIQHPILTDGEMAAIKAMDHRGWTSKTIDITFARSEGPAGLRSTLDRICEEASQAITDGHSLVVLSDRAAGPDRVPVSALLACGAVHHHLVRNEQRTQLGIVIESAEAREVHHHCLLIGYGADAINPYCAFEALWQCRADGALGEEWCDEKVVSAYRLAVKNGMLKVMAKMGISTLQSYKGAQIFEAVGLNEEVINRSFVGTASRIKGVGLDILAEEAIRRHNLGYPLRHDESQLPILSNEGQFQWRAEGEKHAWNPQSISRLQAAARTGDRTAYDQFKEMINEQNRRDCYLRGLLKIKPGKSIPLDEVEPAAEIVKRFCTGAMSYGSISAESHESLAIAMNRMGGKSNTGEGGEDYERFKPMPNGDSKRSAIKQIASGRFGVTSWYLTNADELQIKIAQGAKPGEGGELPGHKVNKIIADTRHSTPGVGLISPPPHHDIYSIEDLAQLIFDLKNSNPSARVSVKLVSEVGVGTIAAGVAKGHADHILISGHDGGTGASPLTSIKHAGLPWELGIAETHQTLVLNDLRSRVVLQTDGQLKTGRDVAIACLLGAEEFGFATAPLITLGCIMMRKCHLNTCPVGIATQDEELRKKFAGKPEHVVNYLFMVAEECREIMAELGFRTINEMVGRADCLETDAAIKHWKADGIDLSPILAPAKKPHPGVEVYCTIKQDHGLDKVLDQKLIKDCQPAIQDGTKVALEIDVQNIDRALGTMLSHEISKKWGPEGLPEDTIHIRARGSAGQSVGAWMAHGVTIELSGDANDFVGKGLSGGRIVIAPPEDSTFVAEENFIIGNVALYGAVHGEAFFRGMAAERFCIRNSGARAVVEGVGDHGCEYMTGGRVVVLGPTGRNFAAGMSGGVAYIYDPRDEFLQNCNLEMVELERLEEEADISELRELIQKHQNYTGSPVAARILEDWETSVSQFRKVMPVDYKRALELAREEDQQQAEAVTAAGQN; encoded by the coding sequence ATGGAACAGAATTCAAATCAACACGACGCTGCCCCATTTGTACTTGGCCAGCCCGTTAAGCAGGGGTTGTACGACCCGGCCAACGAAAAGGACAATTGCGGTGTCGGATTTGTTGCCGATATTAAAGGCCGTCAATCGCACCAAATGATCTTGGATGCCGACCGCATTTTGCGGCACATGAATCATCGTGGTGCGTGTGGTTGCGAACCCAATACCGGGGACGGTGCGGGAATGATGACCGCGTTGCCGCACGAATTCTTTGCCAAGGTTGCGAAAGCAGATTTGGGTTGCGAATTGCCTGAGCCGGGCAAGTATGGCGCGGGTATCATCTATCTGCCGCAGGACGATGAAGAACGTCAGCAGTGCAAAAAACAGATGGAGGATTTGGTCCAATCGCAAGGCCAAACCACGCTGGGCTGGCGGACGGTCCCGCAAGAACCGGTGCAGGCCGACATTGGTCCCTCGGCGCGGGCGACCGAGCCGGTGATGGAACAGTTATTCATTGCTGCCGCCGAAGGTCTTGACTCCGAAGCATTTGAACGGCAACTGTACATCATCCGAAAACAGGCCAGCCGCGTTTTGCGGACCAGCGAAATGAAGCAGGCCTTGATGTTCTATGTCTGCTCCTTGTCGACAAAAGTGATCATCTACAAGGGACAATTGACGCCCGATCAATTGTTGCCGTACTTCCCGGATTTGCAGGACGAGGATTTCACCAGTCATTTGGCGATGGTGCACTCGCGATTTTCGACCAATACGTTCCCCAGTTGGGACCGGGCACAACCGCTGCGTTTCATGAGCCACAACGGTGAGATCAACACGTTGCGAGGCAATGCCAACTGGCTGTTCGCCCGACAAGGTGTGATGGAAAGCGAACTGTTCGGGGACGACCTCAAAAAACTGTGTCCGATCATTGAGCCACATTGCTCCGACTCCGGAACATTTGACAACGCGCTGGAATTGTTGCTTCACGCCGGCCGCAGCCTGCCCGAAGCCGTGATGATGATGGTTCCCGAAGCTTGGCAGAATCACGAGTCGATGTCCGAAGCCAAGCGGGCGTTTTATGAATTTTATTCTTCGAAGCAGGAACCATGGGACGGTCCCGCCTCGATCGCGTTTACGGACGGGCACTACATCGGTGCGGTCTTGGACCGCAACGGTCTGCGCCCCAGTCGTTACTATGTCACGCACGACGACAAGGTCGTGATGGCCAGTGAAGTCGGCGTGTTGGATGTCGATTCGGCCAACGTGAAAATCAAGGGTCGCCTGCAGCCGGGCAAGATGTTCTTGGTCGACTTCGAGCAGGGACGGATCATTGATGATGAAGAGGTGAAGCGCGAAATTGCTACCAAACGTCCCTACGGACAATGGCTGCAAGACCAGCGGATTCAGCTGACCGATCTGGCCGCTGCAGAGACTCCCGAGCCTTCCACCGGCAAAGACTTGTTGGCCAAGATGCAGTCGTTCGGTTATACGACCGAGACGATTCAGTACATGTTGTTGCCGATGCTCCGCGTCAAGAAGGACCCGATCGGCTCGATGGGGAACGATGCGGCGCTGGCTTGTCTGAGCGACAAACCGCGGTTGGTCTACGACTATTTCAAGCAGCTTTTCGCGCAGGTGACGAATCCGCCGATTGATTCAATCCGCGAAGAGATCGTGATGTCCTTGGAATGTTTTATCGGTTCCGAGGGCAATCTGTTGGCCACCGAGGAAAAGGATTGCCATCGCCTCTCGATTCAACATCCGATTTTGACCGACGGAGAGATGGCTGCGATCAAAGCCATGGATCATCGCGGCTGGACCTCAAAGACGATCGATATTACGTTTGCCCGGTCCGAGGGACCCGCCGGGTTGCGGTCGACATTAGATCGAATTTGCGAAGAAGCCAGCCAAGCGATCACCGATGGCCATAGCTTGGTCGTGCTTTCCGATCGCGCTGCCGGTCCGGACCGCGTTCCGGTCTCCGCGCTCTTGGCCTGTGGAGCGGTGCATCATCACCTTGTCCGCAACGAGCAACGCACGCAATTGGGGATCGTGATCGAGTCGGCCGAAGCTCGGGAAGTGCATCATCACTGCTTGCTGATTGGTTACGGTGCCGATGCAATCAACCCGTATTGCGCCTTCGAAGCCTTGTGGCAATGCCGTGCTGACGGCGCGCTGGGTGAAGAATGGTGTGACGAGAAGGTTGTCTCCGCCTATCGCTTGGCTGTGAAAAACGGCATGCTGAAGGTGATGGCCAAAATGGGCATTTCCACGCTGCAAAGTTACAAGGGCGCACAAATCTTCGAAGCGGTCGGCCTGAACGAAGAAGTCATCAACCGCAGTTTTGTCGGAACCGCCAGCCGCATCAAAGGGGTCGGCTTGGATATTCTGGCCGAAGAAGCGATTCGTCGGCACAATTTGGGATATCCGCTTCGTCACGACGAATCGCAGTTGCCGATCTTGTCCAACGAAGGGCAATTCCAATGGCGGGCTGAGGGAGAAAAACATGCCTGGAATCCGCAGTCGATTTCCCGCCTGCAAGCGGCCGCCCGAACCGGCGACCGTACGGCCTACGATCAATTTAAGGAGATGATCAACGAACAGAATCGCCGCGATTGCTATTTGCGGGGACTGCTCAAAATTAAACCGGGCAAATCGATTCCGCTTGATGAAGTGGAACCGGCTGCGGAAATCGTCAAGCGGTTCTGCACCGGGGCGATGAGCTACGGCTCGATTTCGGCCGAGTCGCACGAATCGTTAGCGATTGCCATGAATCGCATGGGCGGAAAAAGCAATACCGGCGAAGGGGGCGAGGATTACGAACGTTTCAAACCCATGCCCAACGGCGACTCCAAGCGATCGGCGATCAAGCAAATTGCGTCGGGCCGTTTTGGCGTGACCAGTTGGTACCTGACCAACGCAGACGAACTGCAAATCAAAATCGCGCAAGGTGCCAAGCCGGGCGAAGGTGGCGAACTGCCGGGACATAAAGTCAATAAGATCATCGCCGACACGCGGCATTCGACTCCCGGCGTGGGACTCATCAGCCCGCCGCCGCATCACGATATTTACTCGATCGAAGATCTCGCGCAGTTGATCTTTGACCTGAAAAACTCGAACCCTTCAGCACGAGTGAGCGTGAAGTTGGTGTCCGAGGTCGGGGTCGGTACGATTGCCGCCGGGGTGGCTAAGGGACACGCCGATCACATCCTGATTTCCGGCCACGACGGCGGAACGGGTGCCTCGCCTTTGACGAGCATCAAGCACGCCGGTTTGCCTTGGGAATTGGGTATCGCCGAGACGCATCAAACGTTGGTGCTCAACGACCTACGCAGCCGCGTGGTGTTGCAGACCGACGGTCAACTCAAGACCGGTCGCGACGTGGCGATTGCCTGCCTGTTGGGAGCGGAAGAATTCGGATTTGCGACCGCTCCGCTGATCACCTTGGGGTGCATCATGATGCGGAAGTGTCACTTGAATACCTGCCCGGTCGGCATTGCGACTCAAGATGAAGAGCTCCGCAAGAAGTTTGCCGGCAAGCCGGAACATGTCGTGAACTATCTGTTCATGGTGGCCGAAGAATGCCGCGAAATCATGGCGGAATTGGGCTTCCGCACGATCAACGAAATGGTCGGCCGGGCCGATTGTCTGGAGACTGATGCTGCGATCAAGCACTGGAAGGCGGATGGTATCGACTTGTCGCCGATCCTCGCGCCGGCGAAGAAACCGCACCCGGGTGTTGAGGTGTACTGCACGATTAAACAGGATCATGGTTTGGACAAAGTCTTGGACCAAAAATTGATCAAAGATTGCCAGCCGGCGATCCAAGACGGCACCAAGGTCGCCTTGGAGATTGACGTGCAAAACATCGACCGCGCTTTGGGGACGATGCTCAGCCACGAGATTTCTAAAAAATGGGGCCCCGAAGGTTTGCCTGAGGACACGATCCATATCCGGGCGCGCGGTTCGGCCGGTCAAAGCGTCGGTGCCTGGATGGCGCACGGTGTGACGATCGAATTGTCGGGCGACGCGAATGACTTTGTGGGTAAGGGTCTCTCAGGCGGACGAATTGTGATTGCTCCGCCGGAGGATTCGACATTTGTCGCCGAGGAGAACTTCATCATCGGCAATGTGGCGCTCTACGGAGCGGTGCATGGCGAGGCCTTTTTCCGGGGCATGGCGGCGGAACGATTCTGTATTCGTAACTCCGGAGCCCGCGCTGTTGTGGAAGGGGTCGGTGACCACGGTTGTGAATATATGACCGGCGGGCGGGTGGTCGTTCTCGGTCCGACCGGCCGCAACTTCGCGGCGGGAATGTCGGGCGGGGTGGCGTATATTTACGACCCGCGCGACGAGTTTTTGCAAAACTGCAATCTAGAAATGGTGGAACTGGAACGACTCGAAGAGGAAGCGGATATTTCCGAACTGCGAGAGTTGATCCAGAAACACCAGAATTACACGGGATCGCCGGTGGCGGCACGAATCCTTGAAGACTGGGAGACGTCTGTTTCCCAATTCCGCAAGGTGATGCCGGTGGACTACAAACGGGCTTTGGAACTCGCCCGTGAGGAAGACCAGCAGCAAGCTGAGGCGGTCACGGCCGCGGGGCAGAATTAG
- a CDS encoding LysR family transcriptional regulator translates to MHLRSVEIFCEVVHQRSFSKAAEVFNVSQSSVSQAVQSLEDRLGALLLDRSKRPFELTPAGTVYFAGCRKLLESFHAMEDQVHRLQDKVVGPVRVAAIYSVGLVQMDCYVRHFEELYPEAALRIDFGHPDEIYEAVLKDEADLGLVSFPQTNTELVSVPWQEQELALVTAPDHRLATHDKMQIAELNGEAYIAFTPELTIRKMIDRWLKEHKISVNVAHAFDNMENIKRDIEIGTGVSILPIPSVQREVDIGSLAAVRLSNVEWTRPLGIVHKRHKVFSNAVAKFIELLHEDPGSFAVGESGDQKPVAEIGIPS, encoded by the coding sequence ATGCACCTCCGTTCCGTCGAAATATTCTGTGAAGTTGTTCATCAACGGAGCTTTTCCAAAGCTGCGGAAGTGTTCAATGTTTCGCAGTCCTCGGTGAGCCAAGCGGTGCAGTCGCTGGAAGATCGTTTGGGGGCGTTGTTGCTGGACCGCTCGAAGCGTCCCTTCGAGTTAACTCCGGCAGGAACGGTCTATTTCGCCGGCTGCCGGAAGCTGTTGGAATCGTTCCACGCGATGGAAGATCAGGTGCATCGACTGCAGGATAAGGTGGTGGGTCCGGTCCGCGTGGCGGCGATTTATTCAGTCGGTCTGGTGCAAATGGATTGCTACGTGCGGCATTTCGAGGAGTTGTATCCCGAAGCGGCCTTACGGATCGATTTCGGCCATCCGGATGAAATCTATGAGGCGGTGCTGAAAGACGAAGCCGATTTAGGGCTGGTTTCCTTTCCTCAGACGAACACCGAATTGGTGAGCGTTCCCTGGCAGGAGCAAGAGCTGGCCCTGGTGACCGCACCGGATCACCGTTTGGCAACGCATGACAAAATGCAGATCGCTGAACTGAATGGTGAAGCTTATATTGCCTTTACGCCGGAACTTACGATTCGCAAGATGATCGATCGGTGGTTGAAGGAACATAAAATTTCAGTGAATGTCGCCCACGCGTTCGACAACATGGAGAACATCAAACGGGACATCGAAATTGGTACGGGTGTCAGCATTCTGCCGATTCCGTCTGTCCAACGAGAGGTCGACATCGGTTCGTTGGCCGCCGTACGTTTGAGCAACGTGGAGTGGACGCGGCCATTGGGAATTGTTCATAAGCGGCACAAAGTATTCAGCAATGCGGTGGCGAAATTCATCGAATTGCTGCATGAGGATCCTGGGTCATTCGCAGTGGGCGAATCGGGTGATCAAAAACCGGTGGCAGAGATCGGCATTCCATCCTGA
- a CDS encoding DJ-1/PfpI family protein, which yields MPKILMPIGDATEVLDTMYPYFRLPEDGYEVVVAGPEARLYHMVTHEIPPNSDVPWDITQERPGYHIQAEIAFRDVDPTEYAGLFISGGRAPEYLRYDQDLLKTTRHFFETGKPVASVCHGIEILTAADCIQGKTVTTVPKCALDAEQGGATYVDEAVVTDGNLVTAGIWMNNTQLLKKFIEMLNAATK from the coding sequence ATGCCGAAGATTTTAATGCCCATCGGTGATGCGACCGAAGTTCTTGATACGATGTATCCCTACTTTCGTTTGCCGGAAGATGGGTACGAAGTCGTCGTTGCCGGCCCCGAGGCACGCCTGTACCACATGGTGACGCACGAAATTCCGCCCAATTCGGACGTGCCGTGGGATATCACGCAGGAGCGTCCCGGCTACCACATTCAGGCAGAGATCGCTTTTCGCGACGTGGATCCGACAGAATATGCCGGCCTGTTTATTTCAGGCGGTCGTGCGCCCGAATATCTGCGGTACGATCAAGACCTGCTCAAGACAACGCGGCATTTCTTCGAAACGGGCAAGCCGGTCGCCTCAGTTTGCCACGGTATCGAAATCCTGACGGCTGCTGATTGCATTCAGGGCAAGACTGTGACAACGGTCCCCAAATGTGCTCTCGATGCGGAGCAGGGGGGAGCGACCTATGTGGATGAAGCGGTCGTGACCGACGGGAATCTGGTGACAGCGGGCATCTGGATGAACAACACACAGTTGCTCAAGAAATTCATCGAAATGCTCAACGCAGCGACGAAATAA
- a CDS encoding NADPH-dependent FMN reductase — translation MHLVISCNLKPHSRTRILARQTFDVLCEWNEPVDLVDLQDYASALERDDAEDPEIQELSAKIAAADSVLLATPIYHFDVGSTTKHLIELTTKAWKHKVVGILGTAAGRRNYMALTGLANSLMLEFHCLIVPYFVVATPESFDGDVLTGSRALRRMDDLTRTASQWAAAAAAMRGSRQIRRSH, via the coding sequence ATGCACTTAGTCATTAGCTGCAACCTGAAGCCGCACAGCCGGACACGCATCTTGGCGCGGCAAACGTTCGATGTCTTGTGCGAATGGAACGAACCGGTGGATTTGGTTGATCTGCAAGATTATGCATCCGCCTTGGAACGGGACGACGCGGAAGATCCTGAAATCCAAGAACTGTCGGCCAAGATCGCTGCGGCGGACAGCGTCTTATTGGCGACGCCGATTTATCATTTCGACGTGGGATCCACCACCAAACATCTGATTGAATTGACCACGAAAGCCTGGAAGCACAAAGTGGTCGGAATCCTGGGAACAGCGGCCGGGCGGCGGAATTACATGGCGCTGACCGGGTTGGCCAATAGTCTAATGTTGGAATTCCACTGCCTGATCGTGCCGTACTTTGTTGTCGCCACCCCCGAATCATTCGATGGCGACGTCTTAACCGGCTCACGCGCGCTGAGGCGCATGGACGATCTCACCCGCACGGCCTCCCAATGGGCGGCCGCCGCAGCGGCGATGCGTGGCTCACGGCAGATTCGACGATCCCATTAA
- a CDS encoding YheT family hydrolase gives MPTLIIPEFIPHPVLKGGHAQTLAGTYLPGSKFVYSATQHRLDLPDGDALILHDDQPETWNNGDRVVLMMHGLAGCYESPYMIRIAGKLNSAGARVFRMDHRDCGAGAGLAVQPYNAGRSDDALAALKEVIRLCPNSPVAIVGFSLSANIVLKLLGEDPSILPPELDRGMAVNPPIDLLHSVKALDLPLGRLYDRHFMGLLIAQVMQRNLRLDGKHFEFPRKPRRLMEFDDWYTAPLSGYGNATNYYARCSASQFIPNIGLKTLVITSGDDPLVPADQFENVKLPPSVQLHIARSGGHMGYMSKNGNDPDRRWLDWRVVDWVMH, from the coding sequence ATGCCGACACTCATAATCCCAGAATTTATACCACATCCCGTGCTCAAGGGCGGGCACGCTCAAACGCTGGCTGGTACCTACTTGCCGGGCAGCAAATTTGTCTATAGCGCGACACAACATCGGCTCGATTTGCCCGATGGAGACGCGCTGATTCTGCACGACGATCAGCCGGAAACCTGGAACAACGGTGACCGGGTGGTGTTGATGATGCATGGGCTGGCCGGTTGCTACGAAAGCCCGTACATGATTCGCATCGCCGGAAAACTCAATTCCGCCGGCGCGCGGGTGTTTCGCATGGACCATCGCGACTGCGGCGCCGGTGCGGGACTGGCTGTACAACCCTACAACGCAGGACGGTCCGACGACGCGCTGGCGGCGCTCAAAGAAGTGATCCGCCTCTGCCCCAATTCCCCCGTGGCGATCGTCGGTTTTTCACTCAGCGCGAATATCGTGCTCAAATTGCTGGGAGAAGACCCATCGATTTTGCCGCCCGAACTGGACCGCGGAATGGCCGTCAATCCTCCGATTGATTTGCTCCACAGCGTCAAAGCACTCGACCTGCCGCTCGGCCGTCTGTACGACCGACACTTTATGGGTTTGCTGATCGCTCAAGTCATGCAACGCAATTTGCGGCTTGATGGGAAACATTTTGAATTTCCCCGCAAACCACGGCGGTTGATGGAATTCGACGACTGGTACACAGCCCCGCTGTCGGGCTACGGCAATGCGACCAACTATTACGCCCGTTGCAGTGCCTCGCAGTTCATCCCCAACATCGGCCTGAAAACATTGGTGATCACATCCGGCGACGACCCACTCGTCCCCGCCGATCAATTCGAAAACGTAAAGCTCCCCCCCTCGGTGCAATTGCACATTGCCCGTTCGGGGGGGCACATGGGCTACATGTCCAAAAACGGCAACGACCCCGACCGCCGCTGGCTCGACTGGCGGGTGGTCGATTGGGTGATGCACTGA
- a CDS encoding glutamate synthase subunit beta: protein MGKPTGFMEYERQVATDRAPELRVLDWNEFHEHMPVDALQEQGARCMDCGVPFCHTGEMIGGMAAGCPIHNLIPEWNDLVYRGHWHEALDRLHKTNNFPEFTGRVCPAPCEGSCVLGIIEPAVTIKSIECAIVDRGFEEGWIVPQPPQERTGKTIAVVGSGPAGLSAAAQLNKAGHTVTVYERDDRIGGLLMYGIPNMKLDKEIVQRRVDLLKAEGVQFVVNCAIGKDLPADKLKNDFDAVVLCTGATRPRDLPIPGRELEGIHLAMDFLRPNTRSLLDSKHEDGKYISAKDKHVIVIGGGDTGTDCIGTSLRHGCKTLTNFEIVPEPPAERAANNPWPQWPKIFRVDYGHEEAADRYGADPRVFEIETVEFIGDENGHVKALKTTEVDWSKPVPNGPPFSRVEGSEKIFEADLVLLALGFLGPESPVAEQLGVTCDGRSNYQAEHGTFTTNVDGVFAAGDCRRGQSLVVWAINEGRAVARECDRYLMGSSNLP from the coding sequence ATGGGTAAGCCGACCGGTTTTATGGAGTATGAACGGCAAGTCGCCACGGATCGCGCGCCGGAATTACGGGTTTTGGATTGGAATGAGTTCCACGAGCACATGCCGGTCGACGCCCTGCAGGAGCAAGGGGCGCGTTGTATGGATTGCGGTGTGCCGTTTTGCCATACGGGTGAAATGATCGGCGGCATGGCGGCGGGATGTCCGATCCACAATCTGATCCCCGAGTGGAATGATTTGGTTTACCGCGGCCATTGGCACGAAGCGTTGGATCGTTTGCACAAAACGAACAACTTCCCTGAATTCACCGGCCGGGTCTGCCCCGCGCCGTGCGAAGGTTCATGCGTGTTGGGCATCATCGAACCGGCGGTGACCATCAAGAGTATCGAGTGCGCGATTGTTGATCGTGGTTTTGAGGAAGGCTGGATTGTCCCGCAACCGCCACAGGAGCGGACCGGTAAAACGATTGCTGTCGTCGGATCGGGCCCCGCCGGATTGTCTGCAGCGGCGCAGCTCAATAAAGCGGGGCATACGGTGACAGTCTATGAACGCGACGACCGCATCGGCGGCCTGTTGATGTATGGCATTCCCAACATGAAACTCGACAAGGAGATCGTCCAGCGACGGGTCGATTTGCTCAAAGCCGAGGGAGTGCAATTCGTTGTCAATTGTGCGATCGGCAAAGATCTGCCGGCCGACAAACTCAAGAATGATTTTGATGCGGTTGTTCTGTGTACCGGAGCGACCCGTCCACGGGATTTGCCGATTCCCGGCCGCGAGTTGGAAGGAATCCATCTCGCCATGGATTTTCTGCGGCCCAATACGCGGAGCCTGCTGGACTCAAAACACGAGGATGGCAAGTACATCTCCGCCAAGGACAAGCATGTGATTGTGATCGGCGGTGGTGATACGGGCACGGACTGTATCGGGACCTCGCTGCGACATGGTTGCAAGACCTTGACCAATTTTGAAATCGTCCCCGAACCGCCGGCCGAACGCGCAGCGAATAATCCGTGGCCGCAATGGCCCAAGATTTTCCGCGTCGATTACGGCCACGAGGAAGCTGCGGATCGCTATGGTGCCGATCCCCGCGTTTTTGAAATCGAAACGGTGGAATTCATCGGCGACGAGAACGGGCATGTCAAAGCCTTGAAAACGACCGAAGTCGATTGGTCCAAGCCGGTGCCCAATGGCCCTCCGTTTAGCCGGGTGGAAGGTTCAGAAAAAATCTTTGAGGCGGACCTCGTGTTGTTGGCTTTGGGGTTCTTGGGGCCGGAATCACCGGTTGCCGAGCAACTGGGCGTGACCTGCGATGGCCGTTCGAATTATCAAGCCGAGCACGGGACCTTCACCACGAATGTGGACGGGGTTTTCGCTGCCGGCGATTGTCGTCGCGGGCAAAGCCTTGTGGTCTGGGCGATCAACGAAGGCCGGGCTGTGGCCCGCGAATGTGATCGCTACTTAATGGGATCGTCGAATCTGCCGTGA